One genomic segment of Hymenobacter psoromatis includes these proteins:
- a CDS encoding RNA polymerase sigma factor has product MEAVAYIDINAPLVERCRVNDRQAQAELYRRYSKAMFNAALRITGDYAEAEDVLQESFLSAFRELSGYKGDSSFGAWLKRIVVNKSINCLRQRRLQLVPLEDFHHEATPAETALPHAGEDAAEQQYRADVLRRCIQELPDGYRVVLSLYLLEGYDHLEIAGILGITESTSKSQYSRARQRLRELAAERGLS; this is encoded by the coding sequence ATGGAAGCCGTCGCGTACATTGATATAAATGCGCCGCTGGTGGAGCGGTGCCGCGTGAATGACCGCCAGGCACAGGCCGAGTTGTACCGGCGCTACTCAAAGGCGATGTTTAACGCGGCGCTACGCATTACGGGTGACTATGCGGAGGCAGAAGACGTGTTGCAGGAGTCATTTTTGAGCGCGTTTCGGGAGTTGAGCGGGTATAAGGGTGACTCGTCATTCGGGGCCTGGCTCAAGCGGATAGTCGTTAATAAGAGTATTAATTGCCTGCGGCAGCGGCGCTTGCAGCTGGTGCCGCTCGAAGACTTTCACCACGAAGCTACCCCCGCCGAAACCGCCCTACCCCACGCCGGAGAAGATGCCGCCGAGCAGCAGTATCGGGCTGACGTGCTGCGGCGCTGCATTCAGGAACTGCCGGATGGCTATCGGGTAGTGTTGTCCTTATACTTACTGGAAGGCTACGACCACCTGGAGATAGCTGGTATCCTGGGCATCACGGAATCAACTTCCAAGTCACAGTATAGTCGGGCGCGGCAGCGGCTACGCGAGCTGGCTGCCGAGCGTGGGCTCAGCTGA
- a CDS encoding DNA-directed RNA polymerase subunit alpha, with protein sequence MSILAFQMPEKVVMEKSDDFTGTFEFKPLEKGYGVTIGNALRRILLSSLEGFAITSVRTNSVLHEFSTIEGVIEDMSEIILNLKQVRFKKISDAIEDKITVRISGQDTFTAGDISKFAVGFQILNPKLVICNLDPAKELEFELTVARGRGYVPADENKPTDQVFGQIAIDAIYTPIKNVKYSIENTRVEQKTDYERLLIEIQTDGSIHPEEALKGAANILIQHFMLFSDSTIQLSGNRPAVAEPIDEETLAMRKVLKTSLGEMDLSVRAYNCLKAADIKTLGELVQLDMADMMKFRNFGKKSLTELENLVEEKGLHFGMDLSKYRLDED encoded by the coding sequence ATGTCAATCTTAGCTTTTCAGATGCCGGAGAAAGTGGTGATGGAGAAATCCGACGACTTTACCGGGACGTTTGAGTTTAAGCCTTTGGAGAAGGGCTACGGCGTTACGATTGGGAACGCGCTACGGCGCATTCTGCTCTCGTCGCTGGAGGGCTTCGCCATTACGTCGGTGCGCACAAACTCGGTGCTGCACGAATTCTCGACAATTGAGGGCGTGATTGAGGACATGTCCGAAATCATCCTCAACCTGAAGCAGGTACGCTTCAAGAAAATCAGCGATGCCATCGAGGATAAGATTACGGTGCGCATTAGCGGGCAGGATACGTTCACTGCTGGTGATATCAGCAAGTTTGCCGTAGGCTTTCAGATTCTGAACCCGAAGCTAGTTATCTGCAACCTGGACCCGGCCAAGGAACTGGAATTTGAGTTAACGGTGGCTCGCGGCCGCGGCTACGTGCCGGCCGATGAGAATAAGCCAACCGACCAGGTTTTCGGGCAAATTGCGATTGATGCAATTTACACGCCCATCAAAAACGTAAAGTACAGCATCGAGAACACCCGCGTAGAGCAGAAAACTGACTATGAGCGGCTGCTTATCGAGATTCAAACTGACGGCTCCATTCACCCCGAAGAAGCTCTGAAAGGTGCAGCGAATATTCTGATTCAGCACTTCATGCTATTTTCGGATAGCACCATACAACTCAGCGGTAACCGTCCGGCCGTGGCCGAGCCTATTGATGAGGAAACGCTGGCCATGCGCAAGGTGCTCAAAACCTCGCTTGGTGAGATGGACTTGTCGGTACGGGCTTACAACTGCCTGAAGGCGGCTGACATCAAGACCCTGGGCGAGCTGGTGCAGCTCGACATGGCTGATATGATGAAGTTCCGCAACTTCGGTAAGAAGAGCCTGACTGAGTTGGAAAACCTGGTGGAAGAGAAGGGTCTGCACTTCGGTATGGACCTGAGTAAGTACCGCTTGGACGAGGACTAG
- a CDS encoding helix-turn-helix domain-containing protein, with protein MNVKQLNRYAEMVVVCSGDRRYGRETTFEDNVLVGVLAGELKVVQADRTHYCGAGDTLLLPRHQPATLLKYPKDGVAYQAVLMKLPTALVRAYYAQHAPEPGRPAATGVLVFSQSPLLRSLFASLLPYLELEHRLPARVLAVKITEVMEILRSLDPRSDGVLADFAEPGKINLVDFMEANYRFNIPLAKFSYLTGRSLTTFKRDFKKAFELSPQRWLTQKRLTLAHYQLAEKKRKPAELYLEVGFENLAHFSVAFKKQFGYPPTALVGPGAGHRPAVG; from the coding sequence ATGAACGTCAAGCAGCTGAATCGCTACGCGGAAATGGTTGTCGTGTGCAGCGGCGACCGGCGCTACGGGCGGGAGACGACCTTTGAGGATAACGTTTTGGTGGGGGTGCTGGCCGGCGAACTGAAGGTGGTGCAGGCCGACCGCACGCATTACTGCGGCGCGGGCGACACGCTGCTGCTACCCCGCCACCAACCGGCAACCCTGCTGAAATATCCGAAGGACGGCGTTGCGTATCAGGCCGTGCTGATGAAGCTGCCCACGGCCCTGGTGCGGGCGTACTACGCGCAACACGCCCCGGAGCCCGGCCGGCCGGCGGCCACCGGCGTGCTGGTTTTCTCCCAAAGCCCGCTTTTACGGAGCCTGTTCGCCTCCCTGCTGCCCTACCTAGAGCTGGAACACCGCTTGCCAGCGCGGGTTCTCGCCGTGAAAATAACGGAGGTTATGGAGATACTGCGCAGCCTCGACCCGCGCAGTGATGGCGTGCTGGCCGACTTCGCCGAGCCCGGCAAAATCAACCTGGTCGATTTTATGGAAGCTAACTATCGGTTCAACATCCCCCTGGCCAAGTTCAGCTACCTGACCGGCCGCAGCCTGACCACCTTCAAGCGGGACTTTAAAAAAGCCTTTGAGCTAAGCCCTCAGCGCTGGCTCACGCAGAAAAGACTGACGCTGGCTCATTACCAGCTGGCGGAGAAAAAGCGCAAGCCCGCGGAGCTGTACCTGGAGGTGGGCTTTGAGAACCTAGCGCATTTTTCGGTGGCTTTCAAAAAGCAGTTTGGCTACCCCCCTACCGCCCTGGTTGGGCCGGGGGCGGGCCACCGGCCGGCAGTTGGCTAA
- a CDS encoding PaaI family thioesterase, producing MPDSAALPPAPTADSPAAAAFRRQVLSPAKLRLFMLRKLPMAWLAGLRLVSLTPEAATVTVRYKYLTQNPFRSIYFACLAMAAELASGMQAMMQVQGGRAVSMLVVGLTAEFSKKAVGTIAFTCPDGAAIAQAVAESRATGEGRTVVCTSTGRDEAGDVVAVFRVTWSFRAKKEVG from the coding sequence ATGCCTGACTCCGCCGCCCTACCCCCTGCCCCGACCGCCGACTCGCCGGCCGCCGCGGCTTTTCGCCGGCAGGTGCTGAGCCCGGCCAAGCTGCGGCTTTTTATGCTGCGCAAGCTGCCGATGGCTTGGCTGGCGGGCCTGCGCCTGGTGAGCCTCACGCCTGAGGCGGCGACCGTAACGGTGCGCTATAAGTATTTGACCCAAAACCCCTTTCGCAGCATCTACTTCGCCTGCCTGGCGATGGCGGCCGAGCTGGCCTCCGGCATGCAGGCCATGATGCAGGTGCAGGGGGGTAGGGCAGTATCCATGCTGGTGGTGGGCCTCACGGCCGAATTCAGCAAGAAAGCCGTGGGCACCATCGCCTTCACCTGCCCCGACGGCGCGGCCATTGCCCAGGCCGTGGCCGAGAGCCGCGCCACCGGCGAGGGCCGCACGGTAGTCTGCACCAGCACCGGGCGCGACGAGGCCGGCGACGTGGTGGCCGTGTTCCGGGTCACGTGGTCGTTTCGGGCGAAGAAGGAGGTGGGGTAG
- the rpsK gene encoding 30S ribosomal protein S11: MAQKRKDKAKKRLVVVEQVGQVHIRASFNNIIISVTNSNGQVISWASAGKMGFRGSKKNTPYAAQMAATDCGKVAHDLGMRKAEIFVKGPGAGRESAIRALGNVGIEVTTIRDVTPLPHNGCRPPKRRRV; the protein is encoded by the coding sequence ATGGCACAAAAGAGAAAAGACAAAGCCAAAAAGCGGCTTGTCGTGGTAGAGCAGGTGGGCCAAGTCCACATCCGCGCTTCCTTCAATAATATCATCATCTCGGTAACCAACTCCAACGGGCAGGTAATCTCCTGGGCTTCGGCGGGCAAGATGGGCTTCCGAGGCTCGAAGAAAAATACGCCTTACGCCGCGCAGATGGCTGCGACGGATTGTGGCAAAGTAGCCCATGACTTGGGGATGCGCAAAGCTGAGATTTTCGTAAAAGGTCCGGGCGCGGGCCGCGAATCGGCTATTCGGGCGCTAGGTAACGTGGGCATTGAAGTGACGACCATCCGCGACGTGACGCCGTTGCCGCACAACGGCTGCCGCCCACCCAAGCGTCGTCGCGTTTGA
- a CDS encoding DNA integrity scanning protein DisA nucleotide-binding domain protein translates to MFTSLASVSALAATSAYPQYIWPHQQRYREAAQHIAQALFDALDDDLEPYVQLLALPADPEAGLAVCQEPTDPATELPAAAFAHAVAQSLSLQTSSEPPVAPLLEPGMSTSMLRQRYQNRSIYAAVQEVLDELDETGPATYQHFTGWPVRVNDYFVFTLLRMRRKPLRSYPALQPHRFYTNGRPLANSLLVAALYRFNEECVKSLTEPEPGAGFLFRPRETDELLRAAGRSLLDMPAHALGADPGVAQLFTTLNTISSLRYEGAEGVGRLLLAQRGHPNVEEVFALTCPTELSDYRAVRKLLEMTSHDVHLLADGEKVYALGRQVGHYEASREDLFDIHFVTHYAWEFAHAGQVLLRSRYGLPTLPRPRLNRARFKRDLKRTFPEMRAEKSLLLWEVVLEASRQPKGTLLVVTTEALAEADRLKLQCTLIEPVPLTPLITQLITSIDGAVLLDPEGYCYSIGVILDGKASGHGTSTRGARFNSAVRYVESSPYPCLVVVVSEDGMVDVLTKENLAESRQ, encoded by the coding sequence ATGTTCACCTCCCTAGCCTCCGTGTCCGCCCTGGCGGCTACCTCTGCCTACCCCCAGTACATCTGGCCCCACCAGCAGCGCTACCGCGAAGCGGCCCAGCACATTGCCCAGGCGCTGTTCGATGCCCTCGACGACGACCTGGAGCCCTACGTGCAGCTGCTGGCTCTACCCGCCGACCCCGAAGCCGGCCTGGCCGTGTGCCAGGAGCCAACCGACCCCGCCACCGAGCTGCCCGCCGCCGCCTTTGCTCACGCCGTAGCCCAGAGCTTAAGCTTACAGACGAGTAGCGAGCCCCCGGTGGCCCCGTTGCTCGAACCAGGCATGAGTACGAGTATGCTCCGCCAGCGCTACCAGAACCGTAGTATTTACGCGGCCGTGCAGGAGGTGCTGGACGAGCTGGATGAAACCGGGCCGGCTACCTACCAGCACTTCACGGGCTGGCCGGTGCGCGTCAACGACTACTTCGTGTTTACGCTGCTGCGGATGCGGCGCAAGCCCTTGCGCTCCTACCCCGCCCTGCAGCCCCACCGCTTCTACACCAACGGCCGGCCGCTGGCCAACTCGCTGCTAGTGGCCGCGCTCTACCGCTTCAACGAAGAGTGCGTGAAGTCGCTTACCGAGCCCGAGCCGGGAGCCGGCTTCCTCTTCCGGCCCCGCGAAACCGATGAGCTGCTGCGCGCCGCGGGCCGCAGCCTCCTCGATATGCCGGCCCACGCCCTGGGGGCCGACCCTGGGGTAGCGCAGCTTTTTACCACCCTCAACACCATCTCCAGCCTGCGCTACGAGGGGGCCGAGGGGGTAGGGCGGCTACTGCTGGCCCAGCGCGGCCACCCCAACGTGGAGGAGGTATTTGCGCTCACCTGCCCCACCGAGCTGAGCGACTACCGCGCCGTGCGCAAGCTGCTCGAAATGACCAGCCACGACGTGCACCTGCTCGCCGATGGCGAAAAGGTATACGCCCTGGGTCGCCAGGTGGGTCATTACGAGGCCAGCCGCGAAGACTTGTTCGACATTCACTTCGTGACGCACTACGCCTGGGAGTTTGCCCACGCCGGGCAGGTGCTGCTGCGCTCGCGCTACGGCCTACCCACCCTGCCCCGCCCGCGCCTCAACCGTGCCCGCTTCAAGCGCGACCTCAAGCGGACTTTCCCCGAGATGCGCGCCGAAAAAAGCCTGCTGCTCTGGGAAGTGGTGCTCGAAGCCAGCCGCCAGCCCAAGGGCACGCTGCTCGTCGTCACCACCGAAGCCCTGGCCGAAGCCGACCGCCTCAAGCTCCAATGCACGCTCATTGAGCCGGTGCCCCTCACGCCGCTCATCACCCAGCTCATCACCAGCATCGATGGCGCGGTGCTGCTCGACCCAGAGGGCTACTGCTACTCCATCGGCGTGATTCTGGATGGCAAGGCCAGCGGCCACGGCACCAGCACCCGCGGCGCGCGCTTCAACTCGGCCGTGCGCTACGTCGAAAGCTCGCCCTACCCCTGCCTGGTAGTCGTGGTGAGTGAGGATGGCATGGTGGACGTGCTCACCAAGGAAAACCTGGCCGAAAGCCGGCAGTAA
- the rpsD gene encoding 30S ribosomal protein S4 → MARYTGPTAKIARRFSEPIFGPSKALNKKNYPPGQHGRGRRKKQSEYSVQLMEKQKVKYMYGVLEKQFENLFHKAAVLPGITGDNLLGLLESRLDNVVYRLGVATTRRAARQLVSHKHITVNGEVVNIPSYKLRAGDQVGVREKSKSLEAITSSLTVRNSRQFSWLEWDGKEMMGVFTNMPSRELIPEKITEQLIVELYSK, encoded by the coding sequence ATGGCACGTTATACTGGCCCTACCGCCAAAATCGCCCGCCGCTTTTCGGAGCCGATTTTCGGTCCGAGCAAAGCGCTCAATAAGAAGAACTATCCTCCAGGCCAGCACGGCCGCGGCCGCCGTAAAAAGCAGTCAGAATATTCCGTGCAGCTCATGGAGAAGCAAAAAGTAAAGTATATGTATGGGGTGCTCGAAAAGCAATTCGAGAACCTCTTTCATAAGGCCGCAGTGTTGCCCGGTATTACCGGCGACAACTTGCTTGGCTTGCTGGAATCGCGCCTCGATAACGTGGTATATCGCTTAGGTGTTGCTACCACGCGCCGTGCTGCGCGCCAGTTAGTGTCGCACAAGCATATCACAGTTAACGGCGAGGTAGTAAATATTCCCTCGTATAAGCTGCGCGCCGGCGACCAAGTTGGGGTGCGTGAGAAGTCGAAATCGCTCGAAGCCATCACGAGCAGCCTGACGGTGCGCAACTCGCGCCAGTTCTCGTGGTTGGAGTGGGACGGTAAGGAAATGATGGGCGTATTCACCAATATGCCGTCGCGGGAGTTGATTCCGGAAAAAATTACCGAGCAGCTCATTGTCGAGCTTTACTCGAAGTAA
- the tssD gene encoding type VI secretion system tube protein TssD — MSQPHYPLDICTHHVQQNTGPRGKASAADADLLHWANDPLKRLTCCVVFVDLDGQGPSLVLRLDRATCVSYSEHFQPDASGNVAYFCQLSIVAERFTKQGTEFLNNWPS; from the coding sequence TTGAGCCAGCCCCATTACCCGCTCGACATCTGCACTCACCACGTGCAGCAGAACACCGGCCCGCGCGGCAAAGCCAGCGCCGCCGATGCCGACCTGCTCCACTGGGCCAACGACCCGCTCAAGCGCCTGACGTGCTGCGTGGTTTTTGTGGACCTCGACGGCCAGGGGCCTTCCCTGGTGCTGCGCCTCGACCGGGCCACCTGCGTGAGCTACTCCGAGCACTTCCAGCCCGATGCCAGCGGCAACGTGGCCTACTTCTGCCAGCTCAGCATCGTGGCCGAGCGCTTTACCAAGCAGGGCACCGAGTTTTTGAACAACTGGCCGTCGTAG
- the rplQ gene encoding 50S ribosomal protein L17 — MRHGKKINHLGRTAAHRNAMLSNMASSLIISKRVTTTVAKAKALRQFVEPLLTKAKDDTTHSRRTVFATLQNKESIKELYGEVAGRIADRPGGYTRILKLSASRAGDNADMCIIELVDFNETLLEAKNAAESKSTTTRRSRRRGGKAETTAEAATGNEAGTEAREFVPKLDNESNTNQEENHTEAGIISPTQAEATTLDVPSNEPQTPNAE, encoded by the coding sequence ATGCGACACGGTAAAAAAATCAATCACTTGGGCCGCACTGCCGCCCACCGCAACGCAATGCTATCGAACATGGCATCGTCGCTCATTATTTCTAAGCGCGTAACAACGACCGTAGCCAAGGCTAAGGCCCTGCGCCAGTTTGTGGAGCCGCTGCTGACCAAGGCCAAAGACGACACGACGCACTCGCGCCGGACTGTGTTTGCTACCCTGCAAAACAAGGAAAGCATCAAGGAGCTGTACGGTGAAGTAGCCGGCCGCATTGCTGACCGGCCCGGTGGCTACACGCGCATTTTGAAGCTAAGTGCGAGCCGCGCTGGCGATAACGCCGATATGTGCATTATTGAACTGGTGGATTTCAACGAAACGCTGCTGGAGGCTAAGAACGCCGCCGAAAGCAAGTCTACCACTACCCGCCGCTCGCGTCGCCGCGGGGGCAAAGCTGAGACTACTGCTGAAGCAGCTACTGGCAACGAGGCCGGGACGGAGGCCCGTGAGTTTGTGCCTAAGCTGGACAACGAAAGCAATACCAATCAAGAGGAAAACCACACGGAGGCGGGCATTATCTCGCCTACTCAGGCCGAGGCTACTACCCTAGACGTGCCAAGCAACGAGCCGCAGACGCCGAATGCTGAGTAG
- a CDS encoding SDR family oxidoreductase: MKSALVTGANKGIGLEVAKLLAQHGFFVYLGSRELASGEAAVQQLQAAGLANLAAVQLDVTNPDSIRAARVTIGEKTPVLDVLVNNAGISGGMSQLALEATLEQFRAVFETNLFGVAGVTQAFVDLLRKSPQPRIVNVSSAMASLTLYADFDNDNFAYRFPVYQASKTALNMYTINLAYALRDTPFKVNAVCPGYTKTDFTGHQGTSTVEEAGQRIVKYALLGPDGPTGKFFSEEYFPAPAMCPW, translated from the coding sequence ATGAAATCAGCCTTGGTAACGGGTGCTAATAAGGGCATTGGCCTGGAAGTCGCCAAACTCCTCGCTCAGCACGGATTCTTCGTGTACCTCGGCAGCCGCGAGCTGGCAAGCGGGGAAGCCGCCGTTCAGCAGCTCCAAGCCGCCGGGCTCGCTAACCTCGCAGCCGTGCAATTGGATGTCACTAATCCCGATTCCATCCGGGCAGCCAGGGTGACGATTGGCGAGAAAACGCCGGTTCTGGATGTGCTGGTGAATAACGCCGGTATTTCCGGCGGCATGTCGCAGCTGGCCCTGGAAGCCACGCTGGAGCAATTCCGAGCCGTGTTTGAAACCAACTTGTTCGGCGTGGCCGGGGTCACGCAGGCGTTTGTGGACCTGCTGCGCAAGTCGCCGCAGCCGCGCATCGTCAACGTGAGCAGCGCAATGGCGTCCCTGACGCTGTACGCCGACTTCGACAATGATAATTTCGCCTACCGTTTTCCGGTGTACCAGGCGTCGAAAACGGCCCTGAATATGTACACTATCAACCTAGCCTACGCACTGCGCGACACCCCTTTTAAGGTCAACGCGGTGTGCCCCGGCTACACCAAAACCGACTTCACGGGCCACCAGGGCACCAGCACGGTGGAGGAGGCCGGGCAGCGCATCGTGAAGTACGCGCTACTGGGCCCGGACGGGCCAACCGGGAAGTTCTTCAGCGAAGAATACTTCCCGGCCCCGGCAATGTGCCCGTGGTAA
- a CDS encoding oxidoreductase: protein MNTSQNNPQVWFITGASKGFGLEMVNQLLHQGHQVAATSRDVAELRRAANTDSANFLPLAVDLTTESSVGAAIAATIARFGRLDVVVNNAGYGQLGSLEELTDGEARANFDVNVFGTLHVIRQAMPQLRRQRVGHIINFSSIAGITGAFPGWGIYCATKFAVEGLSESLSAEVAPFGIKVTIVEPGYFRTDFLSADSLRLAESKLDAYAAVRESEAAHTQQLKGNQPGDPQKAVAAIIQVAAAENPPLHLLLGQDAYDVTNRKIKAMQADMAQWKDLTVSTGFAEPAAA, encoded by the coding sequence ATGAATACTTCCCAAAACAACCCCCAGGTATGGTTTATTACCGGGGCTTCCAAAGGCTTCGGGCTGGAAATGGTTAACCAGCTCCTGCACCAAGGCCACCAGGTAGCCGCCACTTCGCGCGACGTGGCCGAGCTGCGCCGCGCCGCCAACACCGACTCAGCCAACTTTCTACCCCTGGCTGTGGACCTGACCACCGAAAGCAGCGTGGGCGCGGCCATCGCGGCCACTATCGCGCGGTTCGGGCGGCTCGACGTGGTGGTGAACAACGCTGGCTACGGGCAGCTGGGCAGCTTAGAGGAGTTGACCGACGGCGAGGCGCGAGCCAATTTCGACGTGAACGTGTTCGGCACGCTCCACGTCATTCGCCAGGCGATGCCGCAGTTGCGCCGGCAGCGGGTCGGGCACATTATCAACTTCTCCTCCATCGCGGGTATTACCGGGGCCTTTCCCGGCTGGGGTATTTATTGCGCTACCAAGTTTGCTGTGGAGGGGCTGTCCGAGTCGTTATCGGCTGAGGTCGCGCCGTTCGGCATCAAGGTCACCATCGTGGAGCCGGGCTATTTCCGCACCGATTTTCTGTCGGCCGACTCACTTCGGCTGGCCGAAAGCAAGCTGGATGCATACGCTGCGGTGCGCGAGTCGGAAGCGGCGCACACCCAGCAGCTAAAGGGCAACCAGCCCGGCGACCCGCAGAAGGCCGTAGCCGCCATTATCCAGGTCGCCGCCGCCGAAAATCCGCCCCTGCACTTGCTGCTGGGCCAGGATGCCTACGACGTGACGAACAGGAAAATTAAGGCGATGCAGGCCGATATGGCGCAGTGGAAGGACCTGACCGTTTCCACGGGCTTCGCCGAGCCGGCCGCGGCTTAG
- a CDS encoding energy transducer TonB: MFTFRFLVLLALAATPALAQKPAKLKYPTPDANQIYDAVEQPAVPKGGPAGYAQYLETHQKYPTAALQAKQEGTVNVSFVVEKNGSVGEVKVVHSVAPLLDAEAVRVIQSAPRWTPAHQRGVAVRQRVTAPVSFVLAPGSGETVEVPTNLTASTQPLPPGAVAAAPGTTSVIGTTANGTAIIRPEKSAQPVGGNVAFFSWIAANQRYPDLARKRHMQAKVPVEFTVQPDGSLTDVRVVQKHGSGMDEEAVRLIKASPKWEPALYQGRPIKQKMQLPVIFQL, encoded by the coding sequence ATGTTCACTTTTCGTTTCTTGGTGCTGCTGGCGCTGGCCGCTACCCCCGCCCTGGCCCAAAAGCCCGCTAAGCTCAAGTACCCTACCCCCGATGCCAACCAGATTTACGACGCTGTGGAGCAGCCGGCCGTGCCCAAAGGCGGCCCCGCCGGCTACGCCCAGTACCTGGAAACGCACCAGAAATACCCCACCGCCGCCCTGCAAGCCAAGCAGGAAGGCACGGTGAACGTGAGCTTCGTAGTAGAAAAAAACGGCTCCGTAGGCGAGGTGAAGGTAGTGCACTCCGTAGCCCCGCTGCTCGACGCCGAGGCGGTGCGGGTCATTCAGTCGGCTCCGCGCTGGACGCCCGCGCACCAGCGCGGCGTGGCGGTGCGCCAGCGCGTAACGGCCCCGGTGAGCTTCGTGCTGGCCCCCGGCTCGGGCGAAACGGTGGAAGTGCCCACCAACCTGACGGCCTCGACCCAGCCCCTACCCCCCGGCGCGGTGGCGGCCGCGCCCGGCACTACGTCGGTTATCGGCACCACGGCCAACGGCACGGCCATCATCCGGCCCGAGAAATCGGCGCAGCCGGTGGGCGGCAACGTGGCATTTTTCTCCTGGATTGCGGCCAACCAACGCTACCCCGACCTGGCCCGCAAGCGCCACATGCAGGCCAAGGTGCCCGTGGAGTTTACGGTGCAGCCCGACGGCTCGCTCACCGATGTGCGCGTGGTGCAGAAGCACGGCTCGGGCATGGATGAAGAGGCCGTGCGCCTCATCAAGGCCTCCCCGAAGTGGGAGCCCGCCCTTTATCAGGGCCGGCCGATAAAGCAAAAGATGCAGTTGCCGGTTATCTTTCAGCTATAA
- a CDS encoding helix-turn-helix domain-containing protein → MPKPESLTDFYQHNFKKRPDNLPPDSGQVNVFRLEDCLAPNEKPVQYSRRDFYKITLIRGRNAYHYADKSLEVDGPTLLFFNPQVPYTWQALSDDATGFFCIFREEFFGGQAGPGLTELPIFRPGGRPAYPLTAAQDAEVSALFGKMLAEINSDYPLKYDLVRNYAAELVHYALKLRPSDALYQHPDAQSRLTAVFTELLERQFPIESPAQRVRLRSASDFAGQLAVHVNHLNRCVRATTGKTTTAHIAERLAGEAKALLRHTNWNVAEVGYSLGFDEPAHFNYFFKKQTGLAPSSVRRV, encoded by the coding sequence ATGCCGAAGCCCGAGAGCCTGACCGACTTTTACCAGCACAACTTCAAAAAGCGCCCCGATAACCTACCGCCCGATAGCGGGCAGGTGAACGTGTTTCGGCTGGAAGACTGCCTGGCCCCAAACGAGAAGCCGGTACAGTACAGCCGGCGCGATTTTTATAAAATCACCCTCATCCGGGGGCGCAATGCCTACCACTACGCCGACAAAAGCCTGGAGGTGGACGGGCCGACGCTGCTCTTTTTCAACCCCCAGGTACCCTACACCTGGCAGGCCCTCTCGGACGACGCGACCGGGTTTTTCTGCATCTTTCGGGAGGAATTCTTTGGTGGGCAGGCGGGGCCGGGGCTCACGGAACTGCCAATTTTCCGGCCCGGCGGCCGGCCGGCCTACCCCCTTACGGCCGCGCAGGATGCGGAGGTGAGTGCACTGTTCGGGAAGATGCTGGCCGAAATTAATTCCGACTACCCCCTCAAATACGACCTGGTGCGCAACTACGCGGCCGAGCTGGTGCATTACGCCCTGAAGCTGCGGCCTTCCGACGCGCTCTACCAGCACCCCGATGCGCAGTCGCGCCTCACGGCCGTGTTCACGGAATTGCTGGAACGGCAGTTTCCCATCGAGTCGCCGGCGCAGCGGGTGCGTTTGCGCTCGGCCAGTGACTTTGCCGGGCAGCTGGCGGTGCACGTCAACCACCTCAACCGCTGCGTGCGGGCCACAACCGGCAAAACCACCACCGCCCACATCGCCGAGCGCCTGGCCGGCGAGGCCAAAGCCCTGCTCCGGCACACCAATTGGAACGTGGCCGAGGTGGGTTATAGCCTGGGCTTTGACGAGCCGGCGCACTTCAACTACTTTTTCAAGAAGCAGACCGGGCTGGCCCCGTCGTCCGTGCGGCGGGTTTGA
- a CDS encoding PPC domain-containing DNA-binding protein produces MRPLFLLLLSCLAGPALGQAGSPAMPPTPSSSLQAYALRLRPGDDLRQQLLAFVAAHRMEAGAVLTCVGSLTSVRLRLANQEAATLYQGHFEIVSLVGTLAASGGGHLHLSVSDSTGRTLGGHLLDGCRVYTTAEIVLAALPGLIFTRETDSTFGYQELVIKPAPARIPKKR; encoded by the coding sequence ATGCGTCCCCTCTTTCTTCTTTTACTCAGCTGCCTGGCCGGCCCGGCGCTGGGGCAGGCAGGTTCCCCGGCCATGCCTCCTACCCCCTCCTCCAGCCTGCAAGCCTACGCGCTACGCCTACGGCCCGGCGACGACCTGCGCCAGCAGCTGCTGGCCTTCGTGGCGGCGCACCGCATGGAGGCGGGCGCGGTGCTGACCTGCGTGGGCAGCCTCACCAGCGTGCGCTTGCGCCTGGCCAACCAGGAGGCCGCCACGCTGTATCAGGGGCATTTTGAGATAGTGTCGCTGGTGGGTACGCTCGCGGCGAGTGGGGGCGGGCACCTGCACCTGAGCGTGAGCGACAGTACCGGGCGCACGCTGGGCGGCCACCTGCTCGACGGCTGCCGGGTGTACACGACCGCCGAAATCGTGCTGGCCGCGCTGCCGGGCCTGATTTTTACCCGCGAAACCGACTCTACCTTCGGGTACCAGGAACTGGTCATAAAGCCCGCGCCGGCGCGCATTCCCAAAAAAAGGTAG